Proteins encoded together in one Lysinibacter cavernae window:
- a CDS encoding PP2C family protein-serine/threonine phosphatase, giving the protein MIEQQTGTIPWGSGDLAVSLSWAARTDTGLRRAQNEDSLVAVPPVFAVADGMGGHAAGDVASASVVTALSHIRHAPVQPANIQAALRVATQQILAAAAEAGASGGATCVGFAATEQGGLPYWLVYNVGDSRAYSYDDATLTRISVDHSIVQELVDAGEITAEEAEQHPKRNVITRAIGFEEAPIPDYWLLPVIEGSALLCCSDGLTKELTDAQIAEHFAAGSNPGEVADSLLAAALMAGGHDNITVIVIVVGQIVGARATGTTPAVAGRLDAVVSATEVVTEAEEWDTTVPRR; this is encoded by the coding sequence TTGATCGAACAACAAACAGGCACCATTCCATGGGGCTCTGGCGATCTCGCTGTATCCCTCAGTTGGGCGGCTCGCACCGATACCGGCCTTCGCCGCGCACAGAATGAAGACAGCCTTGTGGCCGTTCCTCCCGTGTTTGCCGTTGCCGACGGGATGGGCGGGCACGCTGCAGGGGATGTCGCGAGTGCCTCGGTAGTGACGGCGCTCAGCCACATTCGCCACGCGCCGGTCCAGCCGGCGAACATCCAAGCGGCGCTTCGTGTGGCAACGCAACAGATTCTGGCAGCGGCGGCAGAAGCCGGTGCCTCTGGTGGGGCGACCTGTGTTGGCTTCGCAGCGACGGAGCAGGGCGGGCTACCCTACTGGCTGGTCTACAACGTGGGTGACTCGCGCGCGTACTCCTACGACGACGCTACGCTCACCAGAATTTCTGTCGACCACTCCATCGTGCAGGAACTCGTAGACGCCGGAGAAATCACCGCGGAAGAAGCCGAGCAACACCCCAAGCGCAATGTCATCACCAGGGCCATCGGTTTCGAAGAGGCCCCGATTCCGGATTACTGGCTACTGCCGGTTATTGAAGGCTCAGCTTTGCTTTGTTGCTCCGACGGGCTCACAAAGGAACTGACGGATGCGCAGATAGCGGAGCATTTTGCCGCTGGCTCCAATCCGGGGGAAGTCGCCGACAGCCTCCTTGCCGCCGCCCTCATGGCCGGTGGGCACGACAACATCACGGTGATCGTGATTGTGGTTGGCCAGATTGTTGGCGCGCGTGCGACGGGAACAACCCCAGCCGTTGCCGGACGTCTTGATGCGGTGGTCAGCGCCACCGAGGTTGTCACCGAGGCCGAGGAGTGGGACACCACGGTTCCCCGCCGCTAG
- a CDS encoding FHA domain-containing protein, protein MNDVWEDAPDTVDDGDTVLNGQLLRDPVIDDEATVLRRGISRAPSVDDTILNDPDDETILNDADDDTVIGDAEEHTILNAAHDDTILSQGPRLDDNDDTVLGGERPNVGEQDDDTILNSRANTAAPSPDHDELPPLPPLPPMPTAASRPAPQFFASLALPDGRIIPVEGIVLIGRKPRSERIVSGVLPTLVQVPSPQGVVSSTHLEVRHEGSAVLVTDVGSSNGTALIIQGQPPRRLRAGEPTVVIPGTLLDLGDGVVLRVQPFERGELR, encoded by the coding sequence GTGAACGACGTATGGGAAGACGCGCCAGACACCGTGGACGATGGGGACACCGTGCTCAATGGGCAGCTGCTCCGCGATCCTGTCATTGATGACGAAGCGACCGTGTTGAGGCGCGGGATTTCCCGGGCACCCAGCGTTGACGACACGATTCTCAACGATCCTGACGATGAAACCATCCTCAACGATGCCGACGACGACACCGTCATCGGTGACGCTGAGGAGCACACCATCCTCAACGCCGCCCATGACGACACGATTCTTAGCCAAGGACCTCGCCTCGACGACAACGATGACACCGTTCTCGGCGGAGAACGACCTAACGTAGGCGAACAGGATGACGACACCATCCTGAACAGCCGGGCCAACACCGCCGCGCCTTCCCCTGACCACGACGAGCTGCCACCGCTCCCTCCACTCCCGCCAATGCCAACGGCGGCATCGCGCCCGGCTCCACAGTTTTTTGCGTCGCTTGCTTTGCCAGACGGCCGCATCATCCCAGTCGAAGGCATCGTTCTTATTGGGCGCAAACCCCGTTCCGAGCGCATCGTCTCAGGGGTGCTGCCAACGCTTGTGCAGGTGCCGTCGCCGCAGGGCGTTGTGTCGTCTACGCATCTTGAGGTGCGGCACGAGGGCTCGGCCGTGCTTGTGACCGACGTTGGATCGTCAAATGGAACGGCCCTTATTATCCAAGGCCAGCCACCGCGACGATTGCGTGCGGGCGAGCCGACCGTTGTGATTCCAGGGACTCTCCTGGATCTTGGCGACGGCGTCGTGCTTCGGGTCCAGCCCTTCGAACGAGGAGAACTGCGTTGA
- a CDS encoding chorismate-binding protein has protein sequence MTSLLHRIVQTPDAFAFAIMRRQGPDGMPNALLEVRVGEVIDVDRLADIPLDSHDGPLGEVLALVPFRQVRERGFVAKDDGAPLRCLRVTEIEHISLSEALELLPADAVPLVNGGFTISDEDYADTVRRVIRDEIGRGEGANFVIRREFEASTEVPASRAVLAWLRALLVGETGAYWTYAVHTPGISLAGATPERHVGVRSDAATGERVVTMNPISGTYRHPAEGATAEGFRTFLGDVKETEELFMVVDEEMKMMSRVCSSGGRILGPYIKQMSRLTHTEYLLEGHSTLDVREVLRLTMFAPTVTGSPMQNACAVINRHERGARGYYSGVLALFTDAGDGSYELDAPILIRTAYINNTGHVRVPVGATLVRHSHPEAEVAETKAKAEGVLIALGAVSPSPVDRRVELAQLDGVAEALAARNSRLAAFWLTDQSSHTGETLLGKTATVLDAEDEFTAMLAHQLRHLGMIVDVVSWNDFDFEQLTADLLVAGPGPGDPTNLAEPRIQALSDAIGQRVASGLPLLAVCLSHQVLATQLGFNIERLPEPRQGLQLEVTLFGEDALIGFYNTFTARGSVLAHEVDVATYGPDADIIAIRGRAFASIQGHLESVLSRDGLAQLERLVIHALRG, from the coding sequence ATGACATCGCTCCTTCACCGCATCGTTCAGACCCCTGATGCTTTTGCGTTTGCCATTATGCGGAGGCAAGGGCCAGACGGGATGCCAAATGCCCTGCTTGAGGTGCGGGTCGGCGAGGTTATTGATGTTGATCGTTTGGCCGATATTCCGCTCGATAGCCATGACGGGCCGCTTGGCGAGGTGCTCGCCCTCGTTCCGTTCCGCCAGGTTCGGGAGCGCGGCTTCGTTGCGAAGGACGACGGCGCTCCCCTCCGCTGCCTTCGCGTCACCGAGATCGAGCATATTTCGCTTTCGGAAGCCCTCGAACTCCTGCCGGCGGATGCCGTTCCACTGGTCAATGGCGGTTTCACGATCAGCGACGAGGACTACGCGGACACGGTTCGGCGGGTCATTCGTGATGAGATCGGTCGGGGCGAGGGTGCCAATTTTGTGATTCGCCGCGAATTCGAGGCCTCAACGGAGGTGCCTGCGTCGCGTGCGGTACTGGCGTGGTTGCGTGCGCTGCTCGTCGGCGAGACCGGCGCCTACTGGACCTACGCGGTGCATACGCCTGGGATTTCCCTTGCTGGGGCAACCCCTGAACGCCACGTTGGCGTGCGTTCCGACGCCGCTACCGGCGAACGAGTGGTGACCATGAATCCAATCAGCGGCACCTACCGGCACCCGGCGGAAGGTGCAACGGCAGAGGGTTTCCGCACCTTCCTCGGCGACGTCAAAGAAACAGAAGAACTGTTCATGGTTGTTGATGAGGAGATGAAAATGATGAGCAGGGTGTGCTCGTCAGGTGGGCGCATCCTCGGTCCGTACATAAAGCAAATGTCCCGTCTCACCCACACCGAGTACCTGTTGGAGGGGCACAGCACCCTCGACGTGCGGGAAGTGCTTCGGCTCACGATGTTTGCGCCGACGGTGACGGGGTCGCCGATGCAGAACGCGTGTGCGGTTATCAATCGGCACGAGCGCGGCGCCCGCGGGTACTATTCAGGCGTCCTCGCGCTCTTCACCGACGCGGGCGATGGGAGCTACGAGCTCGACGCGCCAATTCTCATCCGCACCGCCTATATCAACAACACCGGCCACGTCCGTGTGCCGGTGGGAGCGACGCTGGTTCGCCATTCCCACCCGGAAGCGGAAGTTGCAGAGACCAAAGCGAAGGCAGAGGGCGTGCTCATCGCGCTGGGAGCGGTGTCGCCATCCCCCGTGGATAGGCGAGTTGAACTGGCCCAACTCGACGGAGTTGCCGAGGCCCTAGCGGCACGCAACTCGCGGCTGGCTGCGTTCTGGCTCACCGATCAGAGCAGCCACACTGGCGAGACACTCCTCGGCAAAACGGCAACGGTTCTGGATGCCGAGGACGAGTTCACGGCCATGCTCGCCCACCAGTTGCGGCACCTCGGCATGATCGTTGATGTTGTCTCGTGGAACGACTTCGATTTCGAACAGCTGACGGCGGATCTGCTGGTAGCAGGCCCTGGTCCCGGCGACCCGACGAACCTGGCCGAGCCGCGCATCCAGGCCCTCTCGGACGCCATCGGCCAGCGCGTTGCCTCTGGACTTCCGCTGCTTGCGGTGTGCCTGAGCCACCAGGTGCTTGCCACGCAGCTCGGGTTTAACATTGAGCGACTGCCCGAGCCGAGACAGGGTCTACAGCTTGAGGTGACGCTGTTTGGAGAGGACGCCCTCATCGGCTTCTACAATACGTTTACGGCTCGCGGCTCGGTTCTGGCGCACGAAGTTGACGTTGCGACCTACGGACCCGACGCCGATATTATCGCGATTCGGGGCCGCGCGTTCGCCTCGATTCAGGGGCATCTTGAATCGGTGCTCTCCCGAGATGGGCTTGCCCAACTTGAACGGTTGGTGATCCACGCGCTCCGAGGGTGA